A single genomic interval of Juglans regia cultivar Chandler chromosome 1, Walnut 2.0, whole genome shotgun sequence harbors:
- the LOC108993561 gene encoding pentatricopeptide repeat-containing protein At4g02750-like translates to MRLRLLGEKESHVFKQNLKITRFGKSGRIEEAIKVFSQMPLKNVVSYNSMISAYCKNGRTSDARRLFDEMSHRNVISWNSMIAGYLHSGNVEEASELFDRMPKRDLFSWSLMITCHTRNKELEKARKLFDLLPDKRDTVCWNAMIAGYAKNRQFNDAKKLFDEMPVRDLVSWNSMLAGYTQNAEMHLAIRFFEEMDEKNVVSWNLILDGFVQVGDLNSAWQLFEKIPDPNMVSWVTMLCGFARNGKLVEARRLFDQMPCRNVVSWNAMITAYVQNCQIDEATKLFKVMPERDSVSWTTMVNGFVRVGKIGEAREYLDRMPYKNIAAQTAMISGYVQNRMIAEASQIFSQIDTCDTVCWNTMIKGYVQCGRMDDAVYIFRKMDNKDMVSWNIMIVGYAQVGQMDEAFKIFKEMGERNIVSWNSLITGFTQNGLYLDALKSYMLMEKEGIRPDQSTFACGLSACANLAALQVGKQLHNMVVKNGFVNDLFVSNALITMYAKSGRIFAAEIFFRDMDFVDVVSWNSLIAGFALNGYGQKAVKLFEEMLVYGPVPDQVTFVGVLSACSHAGLIDCGLELFKSMTEVYGIEPLAEHYACVVDLLGRAGRLEEAFNLVRGMKINANSGIWGSLLGASRVLHNLELGRLAAEKLLELEPYKTSNYVLLSHMHAEAGRWEEVERVRLSMKKSRAEKHTGCSWIEIRNQILAFVTDNQVQPRTAEICNTLKGLTAVMRNPDALSDFRY, encoded by the coding sequence ATGAGGCTCAGATTGCTAGGTGAAAAAGAAAGCCATGTGTTTAAGCAGAATCTGAAGATTACCCGATTCGGGAAATCGGGCCGGATTGAAGAAGCCATTAAAGTTTTCTCACAGATGCCACTAAAGAATGTTGTTAGCTACAACTCCATGATATCTGCTTATTGCAAGAACGGAAGAACTAGTGACGCACGTCGATTGTTCGATGAAATGTCTCATAGAAACGTGATTTCATGGAACTCTATGATAGCCGGTTATTTGCATAGTGGTAATGTTGAAGAAGCCTCTGAGCTATTTGATAGAATGCCTAAAAGAGACCTCTTTTCCTGGTCTTTAATGATAACTTGCCATACACGTAATAAGGAGCTTGAAAAGGCCAGAAAATTGTTTGATTTGCTTCCTGATAAGCGAGACACAGTTTGTTGGAATGCCATGATTGCTGGTTATGCGAAGAACAGGCAGTTTAATGATGCCAAGAAATTGTTTGATGAAATGCCAGTCAGGGATTTAGTTTCATGGAATTCAATGCTAGCTGGCTATACCCAGAATGCAGAGATGCATTTGGCAATTCGGTTTTTTGAGGAAATGGATGAGAAGAATGTGGTTTCatggaatttgattttggatGGGTTTGTTCAGGTGGGTGATTTGAACTCTGCTTGGCAGTTGTTTGAAAAGATTCCAGACCCGAATATGGTTTCATGGGTTACAATGCTCTGTGGGTTTGCACGAAATGGTAAGCTTGTTGAGGCTAGGAGACTTTTTGATCAGATGCCATGTAGAAATGTCGTCTCTTGGAATGCAATGATTACAGCATATGTTCAAAACTGCCAAATTGATGAGGCTACTAAGCTATTTAAGGTAATGCCAGAGAGGGATTCTGTGTCATGGACTACAATGGTTAATGGGTTTGTTCGTGTTGGTAAGATTGGTGAAGCAAGGGAATATCTTGACCGAATGCCTTACAAAAACATAGCAGCCCAAACCGCAATGATCTCTGGATATGTACAAAATAGAATGATAGCTGAAGCTAGTCAAATATTCAGTCAGATTGACACTTGTGATACTGTTTGCTGGAACACGATGATTAAAGGCTATGTTCAGTGTGGGAGAATGGATGATGCTGtgtatatttttagaaaaatggatAATAAGGACATGGTTTCAtggaatattatgattgttggTTATGCTCAAGTTGGACAAATGGATGAAGCgtttaaaatattcaaggaGATGGGTGAAAGGaatattgtttcttggaattcTCTGATTACAGGTTTCACCCAAAATGGGTTATATTTGGATGCTCTAAAGAGTTACATGTTGATGGAGAAGGAAGGAATAAGACCGGATCAATCAACCTTTGCATGTGGACTAAGTGCATGTGCCAATCTTGCAGCTTTGCAAGTTGGGAAGCAACTTCACAATATGGTTGTAAAAAATGGTTTTGTGAATGATTTATTTGTCAGTAATGCTCTGATCACCATGTATGCTAAAAGCGGAAGGATCTTTGCTGCTGAGATTTTCTTCAGAGATATGGATTTTGTTGACGTTGTTTCTTGGAATTCCTTGATTGCTGGGTTTGCTTTGAATGGGTATGGCCAAAAGGCTGTCAAGCTGTTTGAAGAGATGTTGGTTTATGGACCAGTTCCTGACCAAGTGACCTTTGTTGGAGTGTTGTCTGCGTGTAGTCATGCTGGCCTCATCGATTGTGGTTTGGAATTGTTCAAAAGCATGACTGAAGTATACGGTATTGAACCTTTGGCTGAGCACTACGCATGTGTGGTAGACTTACTTGGCCGAGCAGGAAGACTAGAAGAGGCCTTTAACTTGGTGAGAGGAATGAAGATCAATGCCAATTCTGGAATATGGGGTTCACTCCTAGGAGCTTCCCGGGTACTCCATAATCTAGAACTTGGTAGACTTGCTGCTGAGAAGCTCTTAGAACTTGAACCTTATAAAACTTCAAATTATGTGCTCTTGTCACATATGCATGCTGAGGCTGGTCGTTGGGAGGAGGTTGAGAGAGTCAGGCTATCAATGAAAAAGAGTAGAGCAGAGAAGCATACAGGCTGCAGCTGGATAGAAATCAGAAATCAAATACTTGCTTTTGTAACGGATAATCAAGTGCAGCCTAGAACAGCAGAGATATGTAATACATTAAAGGGTTTAACAGCAGTTATGAGAAACCCAGATGCCTTATCTGATTTCAGATATTGA
- the LOC108993568 gene encoding uncharacterized protein LOC108993568, whose protein sequence is MAEKSKPNIVFIMETKLNNKKCDRIRRRLRCDGCFGVEAVGKGGGLALLWNDEVQLEIVNYSQRHINAWIGGKEESQWLLTCFYGPPETVKRKEAWSLLKSMKPNGNEGWCIVGDFNEIITNDEKWGGKARPENQMEMFRELMRDGNLFDLGWRGDMYTWSNSHTYATFTKERLDRVVANPQWMNFYSETWVEVLVARTSDHKPLLVHINVQNPSTRMQVRQRKKGFKYEACWALDEECEVVLKEAWTGFSKVIGLLNNSRKALLRWNKNIKQRQGQEVEEKTKILQNLQAMENGSNVEEIRKVTKELHLALEKEDLW, encoded by the coding sequence ATGGCAGAGAAGTCAAAACCCAACATAGTTTTCATCATGGAAACTAAGCTCAATAATAAGAAATGTGATCGAATAAGGAGAAGACTTAGGTGTGATGGATGTTTCGGAGTGGAGGCAGTTGGTAAAGGGGGAGGTTTGGCTCTGTTGTGGAATGATGAAGTGCAATTGGAAATTGTAAATTATTCTCAAAGGCATATCAATGCATGGATAGGAGGGAAAGAGGAATCTCAATGGTTGTTAACCTGTTTCTATGGCCCACCTGAAACTGTTAAGAGGAAAGAGGCATGGAGTTTGCTTAAATCCATGAAACCCAATGGCAATGAAGGCTGGTGCATAGTAGGGGACTTCAATGAGATTATAACTAATGATGAGAAGTGGGGAGGAAAAGCTAGACCTGAAAACCAAATGGAAATGTTTAGAGAATTAATGAGAGATGGAAACCTATTTGATTTGGGATGGAGGGGTGACATGTACACTTGGAGCAACTCCCATACATATGCAACCTTTACTAAAGAAAGGCTTGATAGAGTCGTGGCGAACCCTCAATGGATGAACTTTTATTCTGAGACATGGGTGGAAGTGTTGGTGGCTAGAACTTCTGATCATAAGCCACTACTAGTCCATATTAATGTGCAGAATCCTTCAACAAGGATGCAAGTAAGGCAGAGGAAAAAGGGTTTCAAATATGAGGCTTGTTGGGCCTTAGATGAGGAATGTGAAGTGGTTTTAAAAGAGGCCTGGACAGGTTTCTCAAAGGTTATTGGGTTACTGAATAATAGCAGGAAAGCTCTTCTGAGATGGAATAAAAACATAAAGCAAAGGCAAGGGCAGGAAGTAGAGGAGAAAACCAAGATCTTACAGAATTTACAAGCTATGGAAAATGGGAGTAATGTGGAGGAAATCAGAAAAGTCACTAAAGAGCTGCACCTAGCACTAGAGAAGGAGGATCTTTGGTGA